Proteins from one Desmodus rotundus isolate HL8 chromosome 9, HLdesRot8A.1, whole genome shotgun sequence genomic window:
- the DERL2 gene encoding derlin-2 isoform X1, translated as MAYQSLRLEYLQIPPVSRAYTTACVLTTAAVQLELITPFQLYFNPELIFKHFQIWRLITNFLFFGPVGFNFLFNMIFLYRYCRMLEEGSFRGRTADFVFMFLFGGFLMTIFGLFVSLVFLGQAFTIMLVYVWSRRNPYVRMNFFGLLNFQAPFLPWVLMGFSLLLGNSIIVDLLGIAVGHIYFFLEDVFPNQPGGIRILKTPSILKAIFDTPDEDPNYNPLPEERPGGFAWGEGQRLGG; from the exons ATGGCGTACCAGAGCCTCAGGCTGGAGTACCTGCAGATCCCACCGGTTAGCCGCGCCTATACCACCGCCTGCGTCCTCACCACCGCCGCAGTG CAGTTGGAATTGATTACACCTTTTCAGCTGTACTTCAATCCTGAATTAATCTTTAAACACTTCCAA ataTGGAGGCTAATCaccaatttcttattttttgggCCAGTTggattcaattttttatttaacatgatTTTTCT ATATCGTTACTGTCGAATGTTAGAAGAAGGCTCTTTCCGAGGTCGGACAGCAGACTttgtatttatgtttctttttggtggattcttaaTGACT atttttggtttgtttgtgaGCTTAGTCTTCTTGGGCCAGGCCTTTACAATAATGCTTGTCTACGTGTGGAGCCGAAGGAACCCATATGTCCGCATGAACTTCTTCGGCCTTCTCAATTTCCAGGCCCCCTTTCTACCCTGGGTGCTCATGGGCTTTTCCTTGTTACTGGGGAACTCAATCATTGTGGACCTCTTGG GTATTGCAGTTggacacatatattttttcttggaaGATGTATTTCCCAATCAGCCTGGTGGAATAAGAATTCTGAAAACACCATCTATTTT GAAGGCTATTTTTGATACACCAGATGAGGATCCAAATTATAATCCACTACCTGAAGAGCGGCCAGGAGGCTTCGCCTGGGGTGAGGGCCAGCGCCTCGGCGGGTAA
- the DERL2 gene encoding derlin-2 isoform X2 — translation MAYQSLRLEYLQIPPVSRAYTTACVLTTAAVLELITPFQLYFNPELIFKHFQIWRLITNFLFFGPVGFNFLFNMIFLYRYCRMLEEGSFRGRTADFVFMFLFGGFLMTIFGLFVSLVFLGQAFTIMLVYVWSRRNPYVRMNFFGLLNFQAPFLPWVLMGFSLLLGNSIIVDLLGIAVGHIYFFLEDVFPNQPGGIRILKTPSILKAIFDTPDEDPNYNPLPEERPGGFAWGEGQRLGG, via the exons ATGGCGTACCAGAGCCTCAGGCTGGAGTACCTGCAGATCCCACCGGTTAGCCGCGCCTATACCACCGCCTGCGTCCTCACCACCGCCGCAGTG TTGGAATTGATTACACCTTTTCAGCTGTACTTCAATCCTGAATTAATCTTTAAACACTTCCAA ataTGGAGGCTAATCaccaatttcttattttttgggCCAGTTggattcaattttttatttaacatgatTTTTCT ATATCGTTACTGTCGAATGTTAGAAGAAGGCTCTTTCCGAGGTCGGACAGCAGACTttgtatttatgtttctttttggtggattcttaaTGACT atttttggtttgtttgtgaGCTTAGTCTTCTTGGGCCAGGCCTTTACAATAATGCTTGTCTACGTGTGGAGCCGAAGGAACCCATATGTCCGCATGAACTTCTTCGGCCTTCTCAATTTCCAGGCCCCCTTTCTACCCTGGGTGCTCATGGGCTTTTCCTTGTTACTGGGGAACTCAATCATTGTGGACCTCTTGG GTATTGCAGTTggacacatatattttttcttggaaGATGTATTTCCCAATCAGCCTGGTGGAATAAGAATTCTGAAAACACCATCTATTTT GAAGGCTATTTTTGATACACCAGATGAGGATCCAAATTATAATCCACTACCTGAAGAGCGGCCAGGAGGCTTCGCCTGGGGTGAGGGCCAGCGCCTCGGCGGGTAA
- the MIS12 gene encoding protein MIS12 homolog — translation MSVDPMTYEAQFFGFTPQTCMLRIYIAFQDYLFEVMQAVEQVILKKLDGIPNCEISPVQIRKCTEKFLCFMKGRFDNLFVKMEQLFLQWILRIPPNILLPEDKSQEMHSYSEEEFQLLQKEIEQLQERYKTELCTKQALLEELEEQKIVQAKLRQTLALFDELQNVGRNHGTSDFRDSLVFLVQNSRKLQNIRDDVEKESERLKIS, via the coding sequence ATGTCTGTCGATCCAATGACCTATGAGGcccagttctttggcttcacacCACAAACTTGCATGCTCAGGATCTACATTGCATTTCAAGACTACCTATTTGAAGTGATGCAGGCTGTTGAACAGGTTATTCTGAAGAAGCTGGATGGCATCCCAAACTGTGAGATTAGCCCAGTCCAGATTCGTAAATGCACAGAGAAGTTTCTTTGTTTCATGAAAGGACGTTTTGATAACCTTTTTGTCAAAATGGAGCAGCTGTTTTTACAGTGGATTTTGCGTATTCCCCCAAACATCTTACTTCCAGAAGATAAATCTCAGGAAATGCATTCTTATAGTGAAGAAGAATTCCAGCTTCTCCAAAAAGAAATCGAACAGTTGCAGGAGAGGTATAAAACTGAATTATGCACTAAGCAGGCCCTTCTTGAAGAAttagaagagcaaaaaattgttCAGGCCAAACTTAGACAGACATTGGCTTTGTTTGATGAGCTTCAAAATGTTGGCAGAAATCATGGGACTAGTGATTTTAGGGACAGCTTGGTGTTCCTGGTCCAGAACTCCAGAAAACTCCAGAATATTAGAGACGATGTGGAAAAGGAAAGCGAAAGActgaaaatatcttaa
- the LOC112308730 gene encoding LOW QUALITY PROTEIN: uncharacterized protein (The sequence of the model RefSeq protein was modified relative to this genomic sequence to represent the inferred CDS: inserted 1 base in 1 codon; deleted 1 base in 1 codon), which yields MALWGKPWDPERIRLDPNATPEGLFDKPVAEERSAARKPKSAMAVGEKAGPRVGAGVCAQHPARAAALLLTKEGAPPLDEGCCLRHFPHLCIXYLAIAFSITSCLLTFIHLQLA from the exons atgg CTCTATGGGGCAAACCTTGGGACCCTGAGCGAATTCGCCTGGACCCCAACGCT ACCCCTGAAGGTCTGTTTGACAAGCCTGTCGCGGAAGAACGCTCCGCTGCCCGCAAGCCCAAGTCGGCGATGGCCGTGGGCGAGAAAGCTGGTCCGCGAGTGGGCGCAGGGGTCTGTGCCCAGCACCCCGCAAGAGCCGCTGCGCTCCTTCTTACCAAGGAAGGGGCGCCTCCACTGGACGAGGGCTGCTGTCTCCGCCATTTCCCGCATCTCTGCA TTTACTTGGCCATCGCCTTCTCCATCACCTCTTGCCTCTTGACCTTTATCCATTTACAGCTTGCCTGA